The following are from one region of the Paenalkalicoccus suaedae genome:
- a CDS encoding peptidoglycan recognition protein family protein: MNIVDRGFTFSNIASMPAENIDGVIIHHFGAPETYTIASAHRDHSDVRRNSAGISAGIGYNGLVDTDGTKVRGRMFRQGAHARGYNARHFGIATPGNFNNTRPREVVLESMAEFAAWVLKQANLPVNATTVRGHRDVGQTDCPGRNFDMVDFRKRVQKYMGVTNVSAKPTNEPSAWAKATWEKATKAGIVDGNRPQEPVTRQEMAAMFDRAGLLDK, translated from the coding sequence ATGAATATTGTGGATAGAGGATTTACATTTAGCAACATCGCTTCTATGCCAGCCGAAAATATCGACGGAGTTATCATTCATCATTTTGGCGCACCTGAGACATACACGATTGCTAGCGCTCATCGTGATCATAGTGATGTGAGAAGAAATAGCGCTGGTATTTCTGCTGGTATTGGCTATAACGGACTAGTAGATACAGACGGCACTAAAGTGAGAGGTCGCATGTTTAGGCAAGGAGCACATGCTAGGGGATATAATGCTAGACACTTTGGTATAGCAACGCCTGGTAATTTTAATAATACAAGACCGAGAGAAGTTGTTTTAGAAAGCATGGCTGAGTTTGCAGCGTGGGTATTAAAGCAAGCTAACCTACCAGTAAATGCTACCACCGTTAGAGGACATAGGGATGTTGGACAAACTGACTGTCCAGGAAGAAATTTTGATATGGTTGATTTCCGTAAACGAGTTCAAAAATATATGGGGGTGACTAATGTGAGTGCAAAGCCAACAAACGAACCAAGTGCTTGGGCAAAAGCTACATGGGAAAAAGCAACAAAGGCTGGCATTGTAGACGGCAACAGACCGCAAGAGCCTGTCACGCGTCAAGAAATGGCTGCTATGTTTGATCGAGCAGGATTGTTAGACAAATAA
- a CDS encoding alanine-zipper protein has protein sequence MDSEEQKEMRGDNDLTYRLIDEMSLIRADIRELMTTMAHFNQKVDRIYEDMRDTKTLASEASSQAESAENQARKALDKIEEQAVHIERLYTRDRENKTEIIEKIDEQKKEQVVHRRWLIGLIATVVMGFTGFVLTIILTIIGG, from the coding sequence ATGGATAGCGAGGAGCAAAAAGAAATGAGAGGAGACAACGATCTTACGTATCGCTTAATTGACGAGATGTCACTCATTCGCGCAGATATAAGAGAGCTGATGACCACGATGGCGCACTTTAATCAAAAAGTAGATCGTATTTATGAAGACATGCGAGACACAAAAACTCTTGCGTCTGAGGCATCTAGTCAAGCAGAGTCAGCAGAGAACCAAGCGCGAAAAGCTCTAGATAAGATAGAGGAGCAAGCTGTGCATATTGAGCGATTATATACTAGAGACAGAGAAAACAAAACAGAAATAATAGAAAAAATTGATGAGCAAAAAAAAGAGCAAGTAGTACATCGCAGATGGCTAATCGGATTAATTGCAACAGTCGTAATGGGATTTACAGGTTTTGTTTTAACAATTATTTTAACAATTATAGGAGGCTGA
- a CDS encoding phage holin: MKINWKVRFKNPQFVTQLVLSIFVPILAYFGLTAQDLTTWSALGSLIVDALLNPYVLILVVMSVYNALNDPTVRGLGDSRQALKYEKPREDK; encoded by the coding sequence ATGAAAATCAATTGGAAAGTACGGTTTAAAAACCCGCAATTTGTTACGCAGTTAGTACTATCTATTTTTGTACCGATCTTAGCTTATTTCGGTTTAACAGCACAGGATCTCACAACATGGAGCGCATTAGGTAGTTTAATAGTAGATGCTCTTCTTAACCCTTATGTGTTAATCCTTGTAGTTATGAGCGTGTATAACGCGTTAAACGATCCTACTGTACGAGGACTAGGTGACAGCAGACAGGCGCTGAAGTATGAAAAGCCAAGGGAGGACAAATAA
- the xerA gene encoding site-specific tyrosine recombinase/integron integrase produces the protein MNINGVSAGELMISEVTGFISELLPINVDEIKEKLSHITNKYHITRVPETEVHPDLDEKIQLFLASKGIEGLSVNSLSNYELQLRKFKEHVKKRTDNITAADIRVYLGSFKTAKPSTIETKLSVLKSFFGWLHNEEILQRDPSRKIKSPKKAKRVPKALKIEELEMLRESAETIRQRAFVEVLYATGCRLSEIHDMNIDHINTQDMSAYVVGKGDKERKVYFSFRALYHLKKYLKQRTDEDKALFVTERKPYKRLSKRAVQQEIKKIAIQAGLEKKVSPHTLRHTFATLLLNNGAELAGVQALLGHQSPETTLIYSQLSDQKKQEQHKRYLVQ, from the coding sequence ATGAATATTAATGGTGTATCTGCTGGAGAGCTAATGATTAGCGAAGTGACAGGGTTTATTTCGGAGTTGCTGCCGATCAATGTGGACGAGATAAAAGAAAAGCTATCTCACATTACGAACAAATACCACATCACGAGAGTACCAGAGACCGAAGTTCATCCAGACTTAGACGAAAAAATTCAATTGTTTTTAGCATCAAAAGGCATTGAAGGGTTAAGTGTAAACTCGTTATCCAATTATGAGTTGCAACTACGAAAGTTCAAAGAACACGTTAAAAAACGAACAGATAACATAACGGCTGCCGATATTCGTGTTTACCTTGGCTCATTTAAAACGGCTAAGCCATCGACAATCGAAACTAAGTTATCTGTTTTAAAAAGTTTCTTTGGTTGGCTTCACAATGAAGAGATTTTGCAACGAGACCCTTCACGTAAGATCAAATCACCTAAAAAGGCTAAGAGGGTTCCCAAGGCGTTAAAGATCGAAGAATTAGAGATGCTTAGGGAGTCGGCTGAAACTATTAGGCAAAGGGCCTTTGTAGAAGTTCTATATGCGACTGGTTGTCGATTAAGTGAAATACACGATATGAATATCGACCACATAAACACTCAAGATATGTCGGCATACGTTGTTGGAAAAGGCGATAAAGAGCGAAAAGTATATTTCTCTTTTCGTGCTTTGTACCACTTAAAAAAATACTTGAAGCAGCGCACGGACGAAGATAAGGCACTATTTGTTACAGAAAGAAAGCCTTATAAACGACTGTCTAAAAGAGCTGTACAGCAAGAAATTAAAAAGATTGCTATACAAGCAGGGTTAGAAAAGAAAGTCAGTCCTCACACATTGAGGCATACGTTCGCCACTCTGCTCCTAAATAATGGTGCTGAGTTAGCAGGGGTACAGGCCTTATTAGGTCACCAGAGCCCTGAAACAACATTAATTTATTCACAGCTAAGCGATCAAAAGAAACAAGAGCAACATAAAAGATACCTTGTTCAATAA